Below is a genomic region from Candidatus Nitrosocosmicus arcticus.
AGAAAACGATTTATTCGTCTGTTTTAATAGAAATCTAATGCCATCCTCGGGGTCTCTAATGCTTTTCAAACATTTAGAAACCAGATACGTTTATGAATTTGGATTCTTTCGAAATAAGTAATGAGTAAGGGGGGCATTCAGGGCGATTATATAAAAGATGTGGCTCAAATCCGCAAAATAATTAAAGAATCAGAAAATTTTGTATTTTTTACAGGAGCTGGGATTTCAAGGGAAAGTGGAATTCCTACATTTCGGGATAAAGATGGACTATGGAAAAAGTACGACCCATCAAAACTTGCTTCACGCACTGCCTTCATTTCAAATCCAAAATTGGTTTGGGATTTCTTTTACTCCAGACAAAGACTGGTATGCCAAGCTGAATGTAATGATGCCCATTCAGCCATCGAAAGATTTGAAAAAACAATACAAGAAAGGAGTTGTTGGGTGATAACTCAAAACATTGATCGATTGCACCAACGTGCCGGATCCCAAAATGTTATTGAGCTACATGGAAACATTTTTGGAGTACTTTGTATAGAGTGTGGAAAAAGAGAACAGTATAATCATGACAATTTCTTCAATAACTTTAGTGAAGAAAAAATTCCAATTTGTACAAGTTGTAATAATATATTAAAGCCTGATGTAGTACTTTTTGAGGAACAATTGCCCCCAGACGAGTGGAGACAAGCCGTCCAATTATCATCTGAATGTGACGTGATGTTTATTATTGGATCATCATTAAACGTTTCCCCAGCTAATACTTTACCATATCATGCTCTCAAGAACCAAGCTGTACTAATAGAGATAAATCCCAATGTTACTGAGATGACTTCTATAATGGATTTTTCATTAAGAGAAAGCGCGCCAAACATTTTATCAAAAATATTTGATCTCGTTTAATATTGTCATTGTGCAGGAGAGAAAACAGCTTCGAGTTTGGTAGTTTGGATATGAATTGACAGGTGCTTCAATGGGAGAAGTGACCGGTTGATTCTTGGATATAATACTCGAATGTTCATTACTAAGTATGCGAATTCTTGAATAAATGAAATCACAACCATTTTGATGTGAACCTTTACGAAATATGAATATTATCATGATTTAAATATCATAAATTTCAGAATTTTCAATATTTGAAATGCCTTTCATTAAAACAGCCTTATGCTGTTTTGCTTGCAACTGGAAAAAAAACCATCGAAATCAGAAAATGGAATACTAACTTTCGAGGTACTTTTTTGATACACGCCTCAAAAAATGTCAACAGAGATGCTTGCTCTGCTCTGGGTTTTGATGAATACAAACTAGTTAAGGGTGCAATTATAGGAAAAGCATTCGTATACGACGTTATCAAATATACAACAAAGGATATATTTTTGCGTGACCACCAGAAGCATTTCTCAATTGAGGATATAAACTCAAATCAATCATTTAAGAGGTATGGTTTTTTAGTAAAAGACCATCTAGAATTCGGAGAAGAAATTCCTTACTTGGGGAAATTAGGTTTTTTTGAGGTCTCTGATTTGAGCATTTAAGATAAAAGTATTATTTTGCATTGATAATTAAACTCTTGTTAGGGCAAATCCGATGCACATGTTACCCGTTTTGTGATATCGACAATAATAAAAAAAGAACAAATAAAGTAATGTAAAGTTAATGGTATGTTTCTTTATTTTTCAGAAGTTTGGCATCCAAATTGAAAGAAGATGATGGTGGTGGTAGTGTGGATGGAGTGGAGTGGAGTGGAGTGCTGAAATAGACTCTTTAATTTGCTCTAAGAATATTAAGGGCAGAACCAGCACGAAACCACTTTAGTTGAGCGTCATTATACGAATGTATTAAAGGTATTTGTTCTTCTGTTCCATCGCTATGGTACAGTATAGCTGTTAGCACGCCTTTAGGTCTAAGATCTTGCAAGTTAATTATGCTTATTCTATCGTCCTCTCTTATTTTTTCATAATCCGAAGATTCAACGAATGTTAAAGCAAGAATCCCTTGTTTTTTTAGGTTTGTTTCGTGAATTCTAGCAAAACTTTTTGCAATTACTGTAGCACATCCTAAATACCTGGGAGACATTGCTGCGTGTTCACGGCTGCTACCTTCACCATAGTTTTTATCCCCAATGATTATCCATTTTAATCCATTCTGTTTGTACTCTCTAGCAATATGTGAAAAAGTTTCAATGTTGTTATTTAAGAGATTCGTTCCTTTGCCTACTTCTCCATCTCTAAATGCATTTACTGCGCCTAGTAACAAATTATCGCTTAGTCTGTCCAAGTGACCTCTATACATTAACCAAGGGCCTGCCGGAGAAATATGATCAGTTGTGCATTTTCCCTTGACCTTGGTCAATACCGGTAATTGGATAAAGTCGTTTCCAGCCCATTTTAAAAAGGGCTCTAATGCTTGAAGTCTTTGACTATTCTTGTCAATTACCACTGCCACGCTTTCTGGGTCAATAGCAGGAGGAACATAGATATCCACTGTGTCTTTGAAACCATCCTTTGGTACTTCGGGGGCTACTTTAGGAGGGTTTAGTTTGAATTTTGTCCCGTCGCTTGCTACAAGCTCATCCTTTAACGGATTAAATGAAAGTCGACCACTTAAGGCAAGTGCGATCACAAGTTCTGGACTACCAATAAAGTTCATGGTTTCCCTCATGCCATCATTTCGTCCTGGAAAGTTTCTGTTATAGGAGGTGACTATCGTATTTGGTTCGCCTTTTTTTATTTCGGGTCTGCTCCATTGTCCTATACATGGTCCACATGCATTAGCTAATACATTAGCTCCAATGTCTCTTAATAATTGGATCTGACCGTCTCTCTCTATTGTTTCTCTTATCATTTCTGAGCCCGGTGTAACTTGAAGAGGCGTTCTTGTCCTGATTCCTTTTTCTATTGCCTGCTTGGCGATATCAGCTGCACGAGACATGTCTTCATAAGATGAATTTGTGCAACTTCCTATCAATGAGACCGAAATGGTGTCTAGGTAGTTATTTTTTAGAATGTCTTCAGCCATTTTTGAAATGGGTCGAGCGAGATCCGGGGTGTGCGGGCCAACAATGTAGGGCTCTAGTTCGTCTAGGTTTATTTCAATAAGCTCATCAAAATATTTGGTGGCGTTTTGGCGATTCTCGCTGATTTCTTTTTCAATTAATGGGTCTTGTGTAAGCAAGTCTTTGTGTTTATTTGCAATATCTGCAAGATCCTTTCTACCAGTAGAAATCAAATAGGATTCCATTTTGGCGTCGTATGAAAAAACTGAACATGTAGCGCCTATTTCTGCTCCCATATTTGTAATGGTGGCTTTTCCTGTGCAACTAACATTTCTTGCCCCTGGCCCAAAGTATTCTATTATTGCGTTAGTTCCGCCAGATACGGTTAACTTTGAGGCAACATATAGAATGATGTCTTTAGCAGATGCCCAACCGTTTAGTTTTCCAGTTAAATATACTCCGATTCTTTTTGGATACAAAACTTCCCAAGGCAGCCCTGCCATAACTTCGGCAGCGTCTAGTCCGCCTACTCCTATGGCAAGCATTCCGAGTCCTCCGGCATTTGGAGTATGGGAATCTGTTCCAATCATCAGGCCACCTGGAAATGCATAGTTTTCTAGGACAACCTGGTGTATTATTCCAGCACCAGGTTTCCAAAATCCAATTCCATATTTTCTACACGCAGATTCTAAAAATTGATAAACTTCATTATTTTCGTAAATAGCAGCTTTTGTGTCAGATTCACTTCCCACTCTTGCTTGGATTAAATGATCGCAATGAACCGTGGTGGGAGCTAAAACCTGTTTTATATCTGCCTGCATAAACTGAAGAATAGTTGTTTGTCCTGTAACGTCTTGAAGGGCAACTCTGTCTGGATTTAACAAGATATATCCATTTCCAGGGGTTAAACCATTAAAGGTCATAAAATCAGTTGATTCATCGAGGTGGCCTATTAGAATTTTCTCTCCAAGTGTAAGTGGTTTATCTGAAACCTGTTTAAATTTTAGAATATTTTTTTGTAATTTTTCATATACTTTGGAAACCAAGTCTGTCTTGGTTATTTTTCCTTTCAAAGAATTTTGCTCTGACATACAAAAGACGTACTTTAAAATGAACTTGCCAATATTTATCACTAATGCATCCTGACATCTTAGGAATATTCAAAATGTAATAATTTGAATTCAGGGTAGACTTTGTTTGTATCTATGTTGGCTCTCTTTCTCTGTATTTTATATCTTGTTCATCAGAATGAAAGTAAAGATCCGACAATTATTTCGTAATGAGGCAGTTATTATATTACAAAATAAAATAACAACATAATTGATCAAATAATTAAAATAATTTATAGTTTATACAAAAAGCCTGAAGTTTTCAAAGATCTTGGTTGCATTTGATGGGTCAAAACCTTCAATGGATGCAGGGCAGAACTGGTTTGAAAAAAATGCTAGGTGGAAGTACTGCATCAGAAGTAGTGAAATATGCACACTGTCCTGTCCTTATAGTAAGATAGCTTTAAGGAAATATAGACCGGACAGATGAACCTGCGTAGTCTATGAGGTACTTATACATTGATGATCTATGTCGACGTCGACAAAGTTACTATATATCTAGCTGCATGATTTTTGATGTTGTATCAGACCTTTCAAATTTGTTTTGAAGAATTATCTTGATTGTTGATGTTACTACTTGATAGTTTCAAAGGACATTGTGAATTAATACAAAACTCCCATTGGTATCTTCTACCCTGATTATTGCCACTAGCCGAGATAATGGGCCAGCTACACTTCTCACACTTTTTCCCAGTACTTTTTATTATACCTTTTTGAGGTAATGAAGATGTAGCCAAGCATTTTGCTGATGAATAGTTTGTACACCCTGCAAACCTTTTTTTGGATTTTATCGCCTTTTTGACGGTTAGCTTCCCACTCTTGCAAACAGGACAAGTGCCTAATGTGACAACGGCTGTAGATGTGGGTCGTGGGCTTGTTGTTCTATTAGCTTCTAAGGCTAAAGATATTTCTTGGCCTATTTTACTTTCATTCAGATTAAAAGACTGTATTGCTTCTTTGATTTGATTGCGTGCTTTATCAACCACTTGTACACTTGTAGTATTACCTGATTCAACTTGTTCTAACTGTGCCTCCATATCTCGTGTTAGACTCGTTGAAACAATGTTTGGTATGTATTTTTTCATAGAACTTACAATTGCTATTCCTATTTCTGTAGGTCTTAATCCTGATCTTTGGATACCTGAAAATTCGTCTTTGTTTATTTGTTCCTTTTGAATACTAGAATTTGGGGAACTTTTTGATACTATCTTTGAATTATAAGTAACGGACTGATTGCTAGCAGAGGGTACATAATTATCTATATAATTTCGCTTAAAAAGTGTACTAATTATTTCGGATCTAGTGGCTTTGGTACCTATTTTTTCCTTTTCCATTTTTTGTAACAATGTTGATTGATTGTATCTGGGAGGGGGCTGGGTAAACTTTTCTAACAATTCTATTTTTACATTTCTTAAAATGTCACTTCTTTTTAGAAATGATAGTGAATCTAGAATTACAAAACCTGATACATCAAAATAAGGTCTATAATATTCAATCCATCCTTCAAATACAATTTTTTTCTCCTCTGCTTTAAAAGTAAATTTGTCTTTAACCGTTATCGTGACAGAAATTTGACTAGATGTAGCCTCCTCTCCAAATGAAGAGAAAAATCTCCTAATTATCAGATCTAGTAGTTTTATTTCTGAATCTTCAAGGTTTCGTTTTGGCTTTTCACCTGTAGGATAAATGGCCGGGTGCGCAGGATCAGTCTCTTTTCCTTCATTTGGTTTGAGGACTTTATTGGATAATAATTTTGAAGAGATATTGGAGTAAGAAAGGATTGATTTAGTTTTGTTACCATATGAACTATTATGATGTAAATTATTATCCACTAGCTTTGAAACTGCCTTTATGATTTTTTCATAATTAATTGAGGAGGGTAACTTTTGGCTTGATGTTCTTGGATATGAAATAAGGGCGCCTAGATATAATTTCTCAGCGATTGAAAGGGTGTAACTTGGAGTAAACCTAAAAAGCCTATAAGCTTCTTTTTGAAGGTCTCCAAGGCTAAAAGGGATTGGAGGTTTTATTGATGTTTTTTGAATATTGATGTCTGTTACTTTACCTAGTTGATTTTTGCAAGCGTTGATAATATTTTCGGCAGTTGACTTTGAATCTATGCGTTGAGGATAATACTGGGTGCGGATGGTTTGATTATTCTTTAGAAAATCTGCCCTAACATTCCAATAGGGTTCAAATATATGATTTTCTATTTCTGCTTCCCGTTCTATAACAAATGCAAGAGTTGGGCCTTGGACTCTGCCTATTGATAGTTGCCGATAACCCTTCTTTTCTCTTGATGACTCTTTCTTAATGGAATTGGTGAGGGCTCTTGAAAGATTAATACCGTAAATAAAATCTATCATGTGTCGAGATACACCTGCATCTTTTAGCTTTTCATTCGGAGGTAACAAATTGTTAAACGATTGTATTATCTCTTCGTCCGTAAGTGATGAAAACTTGGCTCTCTTTGATATCGAATATTTGTTGTGACATGTGTGCTCTAGTATATTATATCCAATTACTTCTCCTTCTTGGTCATAGTCGCAGGCATGGATAAAGCCGGCGGCATTTTTAGATATTTCAGAAATTTCCCTAAGTATTTTATCAATCTTGTAAGAGAGAAATTTGGAAGCTGAACCTTTACTTTTCAGTATGGACAACGGTAACCAGGTTGGATCAAGAACTGGGAATACTTTTGTATTTCCTTTTTTAGAATCTGACAGTCCATATAAATGCCCTAAAGCATGACAGATGATATAATTTTGACCATTCATCCCCTTAATGGTGGTAAATGATGTGGAAGATGCTGGAGACGCTGGAGATTGATCTTTTTGTTCTTGGTCTAAAGGTTTGTCTGAATAATTATTATTTTGGTGATGTGTACTCAGCGCTTGTGCTATTCTTTTTGCAACAGAAGGTTTCTCACATATTACGACCATTAATTTATTTGCGATAGAAAAAGCACCAACCCGGGTAGATTATTAGGTTTCATTTCTATTATAAATATCGGTTATTGTAATATACTTAACAGAAATATATTTTAATATATTCATAAAGATAGGTAAAGCCCATTTTTGAAATATTAAATTCCACTTGATTGATTACTTCCATTTCCAAACCTTGGTAAGACCATTTCCATCTGGATCTACTGTTTTCTTGTAGATGCCAAGTAAATTGTCAAATT
It encodes:
- a CDS encoding universal stress protein; protein product: MGQNLQWMQGRTGLKKMLGGSTASEVVKYAHCPVLIVR
- the topA gene encoding DNA topoisomerase I, which encodes MVVICEKPSVAKRIAQALSTHHQNNNYSDKPLDQEQKDQSPASPASSTSFTTIKGMNGQNYIICHALGHLYGLSDSKKGNTKVFPVLDPTWLPLSILKSKGSASKFLSYKIDKILREISEISKNAAGFIHACDYDQEGEVIGYNILEHTCHNKYSISKRAKFSSLTDEEIIQSFNNLLPPNEKLKDAGVSRHMIDFIYGINLSRALTNSIKKESSREKKGYRQLSIGRVQGPTLAFVIEREAEIENHIFEPYWNVRADFLKNNQTIRTQYYPQRIDSKSTAENIINACKNQLGKVTDINIQKTSIKPPIPFSLGDLQKEAYRLFRFTPSYTLSIAEKLYLGALISYPRTSSQKLPSSINYEKIIKAVSKLVDNNLHHNSSYGNKTKSILSYSNISSKLLSNKVLKPNEGKETDPAHPAIYPTGEKPKRNLEDSEIKLLDLIIRRFFSSFGEEATSSQISVTITVKDKFTFKAEEKKIVFEGWIEYYRPYFDVSGFVILDSLSFLKRSDILRNVKIELLEKFTQPPPRYNQSTLLQKMEKEKIGTKATRSEIISTLFKRNYIDNYVPSASNQSVTYNSKIVSKSSPNSSIQKEQINKDEFSGIQRSGLRPTEIGIAIVSSMKKYIPNIVSTSLTRDMEAQLEQVESGNTTSVQVVDKARNQIKEAIQSFNLNESKIGQEISLALEANRTTSPRPTSTAVVTLGTCPVCKSGKLTVKKAIKSKKRFAGCTNYSSAKCLATSSLPQKGIIKSTGKKCEKCSWPIISASGNNQGRRYQWEFCINSQCPLKLSSSNINNQDNSSKQI
- a CDS encoding ASCH domain-containing protein → MKCLSLKQPYAVLLATGKKTIEIRKWNTNFRGTFLIHASKNVNRDACSALGFDEYKLVKGAIIGKAFVYDVIKYTTKDIFLRDHQKHFSIEDINSNQSFKRYGFLVKDHLEFGEEIPYLGKLGFFEVSDLSI
- a CDS encoding SIR2 family NAD-dependent protein deacylase translates to MSKGGIQGDYIKDVAQIRKIIKESENFVFFTGAGISRESGIPTFRDKDGLWKKYDPSKLASRTAFISNPKLVWDFFYSRQRLVCQAECNDAHSAIERFEKTIQERSCWVITQNIDRLHQRAGSQNVIELHGNIFGVLCIECGKREQYNHDNFFNNFSEEKIPICTSCNNILKPDVVLFEEQLPPDEWRQAVQLSSECDVMFIIGSSLNVSPANTLPYHALKNQAVLIEINPNVTEMTSIMDFSLRESAPNILSKIFDLV
- a CDS encoding aconitate hydratase, which codes for MSEQNSLKGKITKTDLVSKVYEKLQKNILKFKQVSDKPLTLGEKILIGHLDESTDFMTFNGLTPGNGYILLNPDRVALQDVTGQTTILQFMQADIKQVLAPTTVHCDHLIQARVGSESDTKAAIYENNEVYQFLESACRKYGIGFWKPGAGIIHQVVLENYAFPGGLMIGTDSHTPNAGGLGMLAIGVGGLDAAEVMAGLPWEVLYPKRIGVYLTGKLNGWASAKDIILYVASKLTVSGGTNAIIEYFGPGARNVSCTGKATITNMGAEIGATCSVFSYDAKMESYLISTGRKDLADIANKHKDLLTQDPLIEKEISENRQNATKYFDELIEINLDELEPYIVGPHTPDLARPISKMAEDILKNNYLDTISVSLIGSCTNSSYEDMSRAADIAKQAIEKGIRTRTPLQVTPGSEMIRETIERDGQIQLLRDIGANVLANACGPCIGQWSRPEIKKGEPNTIVTSYNRNFPGRNDGMRETMNFIGSPELVIALALSGRLSFNPLKDELVASDGTKFKLNPPKVAPEVPKDGFKDTVDIYVPPAIDPESVAVVIDKNSQRLQALEPFLKWAGNDFIQLPVLTKVKGKCTTDHISPAGPWLMYRGHLDRLSDNLLLGAVNAFRDGEVGKGTNLLNNNIETFSHIAREYKQNGLKWIIIGDKNYGEGSSREHAAMSPRYLGCATVIAKSFARIHETNLKKQGILALTFVESSDYEKIREDDRISIINLQDLRPKGVLTAILYHSDGTEEQIPLIHSYNDAQLKWFRAGSALNILRAN